One window of the Salvelinus alpinus chromosome 13, SLU_Salpinus.1, whole genome shotgun sequence genome contains the following:
- the LOC139538032 gene encoding eukaryotic initiation factor 4A-I-like — MSADYEERDLSNRDNGPEGMEPDGIIESNWNEIVDSFDEMALRETLLRGIYAYGFEKPSAIQQRAILPCIKGYDVIAQAQSGTGKTATFAISILQQIDIELKGTQALVLAPTRELAQQIQKVILALGDYMGASCHACIGGTNVRNEVTKLQAEAPNIVVGTPGRVFDMLNRKFLSAKYIKMFVLDEADEMLSRGFKDQIYEIFQKLGTSTQVVLLSATMPQDVLEVTKKFMRDPIRILVKKEELTLEGIRQFYINVEKEEWKLDTLCDLYETLTITQAVIFINTRRKVDWLTEKMHARDFTVSALHGDMDQKERDLIMREFRSGSSRVLITTDLLARGIDVQQVSLVINYDLPTNRENYIHRIGRGGRFGRKGVAINMVTEEDKRTLRDIETFYNTTVEEMPMNVADLI, encoded by the exons ATGTCGGCAGATTATGAAGAGAG AGACCTCTCCAACAGAGACAATGGCCCAGAGGGCATGGAGCCAGATGGCATCATTGag AGTAACTGGAATGAGATCGTGGACAGCTTCGATGAGATGGCCCTGCGTGAGACTCTCCTGAGAGGAATCTATGCCTATGGTTTTGAGAAACCCTCTGCCATTCAGCAGAGGGCCATCCTCCCTTGTATCAAGG GTTATGATGTCATTGCACAGGCCCAGTCCGGCACAGGGAAGACTGCCACGTTCGCCATCTCCATCCTCCAGCAGATTGATATCGAGCTGAAGGGCACCCAGGCCCTGGTCCTCGCTCCTACCCGAGAGCTGGCTCAGCAG ATCCAAAAGGTGATCCTGGCCCTCGGTGACTACATGGGAGCCTCCTGCCATGCCTGTATTGGCGGCACAAACGTCCGTAACGAGGTGACAAAGCTCCAGGCTGAGGCTCCGAACATAGTGGTTGGAACGCCAGGCCGCGTGTTTGACATGTTGAACCGCAAGTTCCTCT CTGCTAAGTACATCAAGATGTTTGTCCTGGACGAGGCTGATGAGATGTTAAGCCGGGGTTTCAAGGACCAGATCTATGAAATTTTCCAGAAGCTTGGCACCAGCACACAG GTGGTGCTCCTGTCTGCCACCATGCCTCAGGATGTGCTGGAAGTCACCAAGAAGTTCATGCGTGACCCAATCCGTATCCTTGTGAAGAAGGAGGAGCTCACCCTGGAGGGTATTCGCCAGTTCTACATTAACGTGGAGAAAGAG GAGTGGAAGCTGGACACCCTGTGTGATCTGTACGAGACCCTGACCATCACCCAGGCTGTGATCTTCATCAACACCCGCAGGAAGGTGGACTGGCTGACTGAGAAGATGCATGCCAGGGACTTTACTGTCTCTGCCCTG CACGGTGACATGGACCAGAAGGAGAGGGACCTGATCATGAGGGAGTTCCGCTCTGGCTCCAGCCGTGTCCTCATCACCACAGATCTGCTG GCCCGAGGAATTGACGTTCAGCAGGTGTCTCTGGTTATCAACTATGACCTGCCGACCAACCGTGAGAACTACATTCACAG GATCGGGCGAGGAGGCCGTTTCGGAAGGAAGGGTGTCGCCATCAACATGGTGACTGAGGAGGACAAGCGCACACTCCGAGACATTGAGACGTTCTACAACACCACAGTAGAAGAGATGCCCATGAATGTGGCTGACCTGATCTAG